The genomic DNA CGGGTATCGCCGTCTTAAAACTGTCGCTTGCTGTCTTGAGGCTTTCGTTTAAGGCAAGCGTTAATAAATGGGCGGAAATCCCTCGGGGCGCGTCTTAAAACGTTTGTGCACCCACAGGTATTGTTCAGGCGCTTCACGCACCATCGCCTCGATGCAGTGGTTGATACGCGCCGTATCCGCGCTGGCATCGTCGCTGGGGAAATCGGTCAACGGTGCGCCCAGGCGCAGCGCATAGCCGCGGCCGTCGGGCAGGCGGCGATGAAAGAACGGTATGACCACGGCCTTGGAAAGACGCGCGAGGTGATGCGTTGCCGTGATGGTGGCCGCCGGCACGCCGAAGAACGGTACGAAGGCATTGTCCTTGCTGCGCATGTCCTGGTCCGGTGCATACCACAGCGTGCCGCCACCGCGCAGATACTTCACCGTGCCGCGGATATCGTCCTTGTCGAACATCGCGTCGGCGTAGTCCAGGCGAGAGCGCAGCACCTCGTATTCGAAGACGGCCGAATCCATCTGCCGATACATGCCGGCGATGCGCATGTGCTGCGATACCAGTCGCGCGCACAGTTCGAGGTGGGAGAAGTGGCCGCCGACCAGCAGCACGCCCTTGCCCTGCATGCGAGCCGCTTGGAGGTGCTCCATGCCTTCAATGGTGACCGGCACGCGTTTGAGCGCCTGGTCGCTGCCCATCCAGCCCAGCGCGAACTCCATCATCATCAGGCCGATATCGTGCAGGTTCGCGTCCACCAGCCGCTTCTGCTCGTCGGCGGACAGCTCCGGAAAGCACAGTGCGACATTGGTCGCGGCCACTTTGCGCCGCGGCGAGCGCACGCGCTGCACGATGACGCCGAGCCCATGGCCCAACTGCATCAGCGTGCGATAGGGCAGG from Dyella sp. GSA-30 includes the following:
- the lpxL gene encoding LpxL/LpxP family Kdo(2)-lipid IV(A) lauroyl/palmitoleoyl acyltransferase, with translation MPGTPRPTFTRALLSPRQWPAWLGIGVIWLIARLPYRTLMQLGHGLGVIVQRVRSPRRKVAATNVALCFPELSADEQKRLVDANLHDIGLMMMEFALGWMGSDQALKRVPVTIEGMEHLQAARMQGKGVLLVGGHFSHLELCARLVSQHMRIAGMYRQMDSAVFEYEVLRSRLDYADAMFDKDDIRGTVKYLRGGGTLWYAPDQDMRSKDNAFVPFFGVPAATITATHHLARLSKAVVIPFFHRRLPDGRGYALRLGAPLTDFPSDDASADTARINHCIEAMVREAPEQYLWVHKRFKTRPEGFPPIY